In the genome of Candidatus Zixiibacteriota bacterium, the window GCGCCTCTTCCTTGGTCACCACGCCTTTGGCAACCAGCGCCTGCAGCGCCATGTCCATCGTCTGCATGCCGTCCTTCTGGCTGACCTGCATGGTTCCGGGAATCTGATGGATCTTCCCCTCGCGGATCAGGTTGCGGATAGCGGTGGTCCCGGTCATGATCTCGAGCGCCGCCACCCGACCGCCGGACTTTTTCTTGAGCAGCGTCTGGGTGATCACCGCCTCGATCGACTCGGCGAACTGCGCCCGGATCTGGGCCTGCTGCGCCGGCGGAAAGACGTCGATGACGCGGTCGACCGTCTTGGGAGCGCTCGAGGTGTGCAGAGTGCCGAAGACGATGTGGCCGGTCTCCGCCGCGGTGAGCGCGAGCTGGATGGTCTCGAGGTCGCGCATCTCGCCCACCAGGATCACGTCGGGGTCCTCGCGCAGGGCCGCGCGCAGCGCGTTGGCGAACGAATGCGTGTGCGGCCCCAGCTCGCGCTGGTTGACTAGGCACTTCTTCGACTGGTGCACGAACTCGATCGGGTCCTCGATGGTGAGGATGTGGCCTTCGAAGGTGTTGTTGAGATAGTCGATCATCGCCGCCAGCGTCGTCGATTTGCCGGATCCCGTCGGCCCGGTCACCAGGATCAGCCCCTTTTCCTTGTCGCAGAGCTGCTTCAGCACGGGCGGCATGCCCAGCTCCTCGAGCGTGAGGATCTTGGTCGGAATCGTCCGGAAGACGGCGGCCTCGCCCTTGCGCTGCATGAACACGTTGACGCGGAAGCGCGCGACCGACCCCAGCTCGAAGGAGAAGTCGCACTCATGCGTCTCCTCGAACGTCTTGCGCTGGGCGTCGTTCATGATGTCGTAGATGAGGTCGTGGACCTGCTCCTTGGTAAGCGGCGGATGGTCGAGCTTCTTCAAGTCGCCGCGTACGCGGAGAAGCGGCGGCTCTCCCGAGCTGATATGGCAATCGGAAGCGTCCTGCTCGACGCCGAACGCCAGAAGTTGCATGATGTCCATGAAGACGCTCCTAGTCGGTTTCGGTCATTTTATTACGCCCGCGAGAACCCAGTAAAGCCGGTTTAACGGCCCCTGTAACGTTGCGGGGGCTTCATTTTTGCGCAGACACCACCCGGCATGGGCCGAGACCGGCGAGCGCGGGCACGGGAACGTGAAGCTTCGGCTCTGCCCCGGGCGCCGGATAGCCCGCTCGCGGGGAGGATGGGCCGGCGGCCTGCGAGGCAACGGCCCATTGGCCGCGCTCGGCAGGAGCCGGCCCGGGCAACGATGGCCTGTCTGCGCACCACCGAATTCACCAAAGCCTCCGCGAGCAAGAAGGATACCAGCCTCGTGACCGCCGCTGCTTCGCTTCTCGCGCCGCCCGGCCAATGTCCCAGGCTCTCGTTGCTTTTTCACAAAAAACCCGCTACTTATACGGCTCTTTCAGCGGCTTCGAGGGCCTCATGGTACGCGGCAAGGTAGCTCTGGTGACGGGCGGCGGGAGCGGGATCGGGAAGGCGATCGGGATCAATTTGGCCAAAAACGGAGCGTTTGTGGCCATCGCTGGACGAAACTTGAACCGTCTGGAGTCGGCGGTCGCCGAGGTCTCCGGGAGTGGCGGCCGGGCGATGGCCGTCCCGATGGATATCCGGCAAAGGAGCGAGGTCGAGCGCGGCGTTGCCGCCGTGGCCGAGCGCTGGGGCGCCGTTCACATTCTCGTCAACAACGCGGGGGTCTCCGGGATGACGCTCATGAGCGATCCGGACGAGACCCGCTGGGCCGACATCGTCGACACCAACCTCACCGGGACCTACCGGGTCACCAAGGCGGTCTTGAGGCACATGCCGGACCACGCCGGAGGACGGATCATCAACATCTCCTCGGTCCTGGGAAAATTCGGCGTTGCGGGCTATGCGGCCTACTGCGCGACCAAGCACGGCCTGATCGGCTTCACGCGCGCGCTCGCCCTGGAGCTGGTCGGCCGCGGCATCACGGTCAACGCCATCTGTCCCGGCTGGGTCGAAACCGAAATGGCCGCCCGGGGGATCGCGGACACCGCCGCGTATCTCGGCACCACCCCGGAGGAGTTCAAGAAACAGGCGATCGCGGCCGTGCCCATCAGGCGCTTCCTCGATGCCGGCGAGGTCGCGGAGATCGTTGTCTACGTTGCTTCCGACCTCGCTCGCGGCATCACCGGGCAGGCAATCAACGTCTGCGGCGGCCAGACCATGATCTGACCGCCGCGCCGGCCGCGTCTCGAGTGGTCTCCGGTTCCACCGAGCCCCTTGCACTCGCCCGGCTCTTCATCTAGTTACTAGGGAGTTCATCGGCGGGCAGAGCCCAGGGAGGGCCGGAAGTAACGGTTGCCGGCCTTCAGGTTTCCGGTCAGTCAGCAGCGAGCCGTGAGCAGCTTTCAAGTTGATTGCGGATTGCGAATGGCGAGATCTCGCGCATCTCGCCGCCCGGCATCCCGAGTCCGGAGCCCGGAAGCTTGCGTCTGCGCGGCGCTCCGTACGACGGCGGCCTGAACGGAGCGAAGCGGTTGAACGGCTCGAACCGCCTGAACGGCAGCGAAGCGACTATAACCTGAACTTTTCACTCGCCGCGAAGCGGCACGCTCGAGAGGAGACTTATGCCAAAAGACCTTCACACTTTCATCGCGCAGGAAGAAAGGAACCGCCCCGGCTCGGTGATCCGGGAAAAGAACCGTATCGACTGCAACCAGTACGAGACCATCGCCTACCTCAAGCACCTCGACCTGCGCAACGAGGCCAAGATGGTGCTGTTCGAGAACGTCCCGGCGCTCAACGGCGAGCCTTCCCGGTTTCCCCTGTTCTACAACCCCTGGGTGACGCGCCAGTTCGTCGCCGATTCGCTCGACATGGGAGACCTCAAATCGCCGATGGACCTCAGCCTGGAGGTCGCCCGGCGCGAGCTCAAGCGGGGCAGCGTCGAGGTCATCGCTCCGGAAAAAGCGCCGGTGAAAGAGACCGTGCTGCGGGGGGACAAAGCCGATCTGCGGGTGCTGCCGATTCCGATGCACCAGAAGGATGACGTCGGCCCCTATCTCACCATGGCCTGCGCGATGAAGGGCTTCAACGCGGATTTCTACGACATCACTTTCACCAAGAACCGCTACTACGAGCCGCGGCGCATGAGCTTTTCGGCCCACAAGCACCACCACCTCGAGGCCATCGCCACGGAATACGAGGAGCACAACGAGCGGGCGCCGGTGATCGTGATTCTGGGCCACCATCCGGCCTTCTTTCTCTCGACCTGCTGCATGACGCCTTACGGCAACGACGATTACCTCACCGCGTCGGCCTTTCTCGGCGAACCGCTGCGCCTTACGCCCTCGACGACATGGGGCGAGAAGTTTCTCGTCCCCGCCGACGCCGAGGTGATCATCGAGGGCGAGATCCCGCCGGGGGTTCGCGACAGCCAGAATCCCTTCGGCGAGATCCTCGGGTACTATCAGGTCGAGATGAAGGTCCCGGTCATCGAGGTGACGGCGATCACGGCCCGCAAGGACGCCATCGTCGAGGATTTCTGGCCGGGCCACATGGACCACTGGAACCTCGGCAGCATCCCCAAGGAAGGCAGCGTCTATAACGTGATCAGGAAGAACATTCCGGGCGTCCGGGCGGTCCATCTGCCGCCGTCCGGAGCGGGCCGTTGCATCTGCTACATCTCGATCAAGAAGGAGTTCGAGAACGAGCCCAACAAGGCGGGCATGCAGGCGTTCGTGGAGATGCCCAACCTCAAGCTGGCGGTGATCGTCGACGACGACGTCGACGTCTTCAACGAGCGTGAGGTGATGTGGGCGGTGGCGACCCGGGTCCACTGGGACAAGGACATCGAGATCATCCGCGAGGTGCAGAGCTTCCGCGGATGGCTCGGCGACGCGGTGGCCATCATCGACGCCACGGTGCCGCTCTCGGGAGGGTATCCCAAGCGCAACGAGGTGCATCCCGAGGCCTTCGCCCGCGTGGCGAAATTCTTCAAGTGAGGAGGCGAGGAGCAGGTATGGCCGGCAAGCTCAGGTTCATCTACAAGGCGACGTGAACGACGTGCCGCAAAGCAAGAAGTTTCTTGCAAGCCAGAAAGGTCGATTTCGAGGAGAGGGAATACGGCAGGAACCCGCTGACCGAGCGGGAGCTGCGCGAGATCATCGGCGACGGGCCCATCGAGGAGTTCTTGAACCCGCGGACGCCGCTCTACCGCGAAAAGAACATGAAGCAGAAGCCGCCTTCCAGGGAGGAAGCGATCCGGCTGATGCTCAAGGACCAGAACCTGCTCAAGCGGCCCGTGATCATCAAAGGCAAGACCCGGCTGACGGGATTCAACGAGGCGGCGCTGAAAGAGATCCTCTAGGGCGGGCTTCCGTTCGTCGCGGTCCCCCAGGTCCCGAGTCACGGGTCCGGTTGCGTCTTCTGCGGCGCTCCGCACGGCAGCGGCTCGAACGGAGCGAAGCGATCCAACGGCCTGAACCCACTTGAACCCTTGAACCCCTGAACTTTTGAACTCTTGAACCCTTGAACTTTTGAACCCTTGAACTCGACACGAGCCATGACGCGATGTCTACGCAGTTACGAGCTCCCGGATAGAATATGGAAAAAGACACTCTGCCGGGCCTGACCCTGTTCGGCCGGGGCAAGGTCAGGGACATCTACGACTTCGGCGACCGCTTGCTCCTGGTCGCCACGGACCGGATTTCGGCCTTCGACGTCGTTCTGCCGACGGAGATCCCCGACAAGGGCCGGGTGCTCACCGCCCTCTCGGCCTACTGGTTCGGCGTGATGCAGGACATCGTTCCGCACCACATGATCAGCATCCGTCCCGACGACTTCCCTCCGGCCTGCCGCCCGCACCGGGAGTGGCTGGACGGGCGCGCGATGCTGGTGCGGAAGGCGAAGCCGGTGCCCGTCGAATGCATCATCCGCGGCTATCTGGCCGGCTCCGGCTGGAAAGAATACCGCGAGACCGGGAGAGTCTGCGGCGTCGAGCTTCCGCCGGGGCTGCCGGAGGCCGCTCGCCTGGAAGAGCCGATCTTCACGCCTTCGACCAAAGCTCCGGTCGGGGAGCACGACGTCAACATCACCTTCGACCAGATGGCCGAGCGGATCGGAGTCGAGCTCGCGCGAGCGATTCGCGATACGAGCATCGCGATCTACCGCCGGGCAAGAGAGATGGCCGAGGCCAGGGGCATCCTCATCGCGGACACCAAGCTCGAGTTCGGCCTCGACGGCGACCGCCTGATCCTGATCGACGAGCTGCTGACGCCGGACTCCTCGCGCTTCTGGCCGGCCGAAGGCTACCGGCCCGGGAAAACCCCGGACAGCTTCGACAAGCAGTACGTACGCGACTATTTGCTGAGCCTGGGCTGGGACATGAAGCCGCCGGCGCCGGAGCTCCCCCCCGAGGTCGTGAGTAAAACCCGCGAAAAGTACAACGAGGCGCTGCGCCGGCTGACGGGGGCTTGAGCCGCGGCGCCGCCGGGCGGCCCGACGGCAAAAAAAAGGGCGGGCCCGAGCCCGCCCCCACGGCCGCGCGACCGGCCGGCCTCATTCCTTCGCCGCGGCGCTGAGCCCGCCCGCTTCGGCGACGTCGGGCGTCACCTCCCGGTAGATCTTCGCCCCGCTTTTCCTGAACTCCTCGGCCTTCTCTCTCATCCCGGCGTCCAGAGCCGCCTGCTCGTCGATCCCCTTCTCCGCCGCGTAGTCGCGCACGTCCTGCGTGATCTTCATCGAGCAGAAGTGCGGGCCGCACATCGAGCAGAAGTGCGCCAGCTTGGCTCCCTGGGCCGGGAGGGTCTCGTCGTGAAACGCCCGCGCCGTCTCCGGGTCGAGGCTCAGGTTGAACTGGTCCTCCCAGCGGAACTCGAACCGCGCCTGGCTGAGCACGTCGTCGCGCAGCTGAGCGCCGGGATGGCCCTTCGCCAGATCGGCCGCGTGGGCGGCGATCTTGTAGGCGATGACGCCGTCCTTCACGTCCTTTTTGTCCGGAAGGCCGAGATGCTCCTTCGGCGTGACGTAGCAGAGCATCGCCGTCCCGTACCAGCCGATCATGGCGGCGCCGATGGCGCTGGTGATGTGGTCGTAGCCCGGCGCGATGTCGGTGGTCAGCGGACCGAGGGTATAGAACGGTGCCTCGTGGCAGAGCTCGAGCTGCTTGGTCATGTTCTCGCGGATCAGGTGCATCGGCACGTGGCCCGGCCCTTCGATCATCACCTGAACGTCGTGCTTCCACGCGATCCGCGTCAGCTCGCCGAGGGTTTCCAGCTCGGCGAACTGCGCTTCGTCGTTGGCGTCGGCGATGGAGCCCGGCCGCAAACCGTCGCCGAGCGAGAAAGCGACGTCATAGGCCTTCATGATCTCGCAGATCTCCTCGAAGTGCGTATAGAGGAAATTCTCCTTGTGGTGCGCCAGACACCACTTCGCGAGAATCGAGCCGCCCCGCGATACGATGCCGGTCACCCGCCTGGCGGTGAGCGGTATGTAGCGCAACAGCACCCCGGCGTGGATCGTGAAATAGTCCACGCCCTGCTCCGCCTGCTCGATCAGCGTGTCCCGGTAGATCTCCCACGTCAGCTCTTCGGCCTTGCCGCCGACCTTTTCGAGCGCCTGATAGATCGGCACCGTGCCGACCGGCACCGGCGAGTTGCGCAGGATCCACTCGCGGGTCTCGTGGATGTTGTCGCCGGTGGAAAGATCCATCACCGTGTCGGAGCCCCAGCGCGTGGCCCAGATCATCTTTTCCACTTCCTCCTCGATCGAGGAGGCGACCGCCGAATTGCCGATGTTGGCGTTGATCTTGACCAGGAAATTCCGGCCGATGATCATCGGCTCGCTCTCGGGGTGGTTGATGTTGGCCGGAATGATCGCCCGTCCCCGGGCGACCTCGTCGCGCACGAACTCGGGGGTGACGAACCTGGGGATCGAGGCGCCGAAGCTTTCGCCGCCGCGCTTCCCGGTGCCGTTCTCGAACGCCTGCTGCCGGCCGAGGTTTTCCCGGATCGCGACGTACTCCATCTCCGGGGTGATGATGCCCTTGCGCGCGTAGTGCATCTGCGTGACGTTGCAGCCCGGCTTCGCGCGCAGCACCGGACGGCGCGACGCCTCGGGGAATCGCTCTCCCCGATCCCCGCTCGACCCGTTCGCCGGGGGGCGGTAGCTGGGCTCCGGCCGCTCCTCGACGTCGCCGCGGGCCTTGATCCAGTCGAGGCGCAACGGCCTGAGCCCCTTGCGGATGTCGGTCTCGACGGCGGGATCGGTATAGGGCCCCGAGGAATCGTAAACCATCAACGGAGGGTTGGCGCGGCCGGGGCCCGAGCGCCCGTTGAGCGTGTCGGACAGAACGATCTCCCTCATCGCCACTTTCACGTCGGGCCGCGACGGGCTTTGAACGTACACCTTGCGCGAAGCGGGCAACGGCCGGGTCGTAATGCCGCCTCCGAGGGAATTCGTTTCCTTCTGCGAGTTGGACATAAGCTCCTCCTTGGGTTTCGCCGGCCGGTCTCCCGGGACCGGCCCTCGAAGCGCCTCAGACATGCCGGTACGGTCTCACGTACTGCTCGTAGAGCCCTTCTTTGCCTTTCTCCGCCAGGTCCCTCGAGCGCTGCATCAACGTTTCCTTGTCCTCGACGAAATCGCGCCGCGACGACCCCAGGTTCCCTGGGTGGGTTCCGGAGTCCATGCGGATGGCGTCACAGGGACAGGCCTCCACGCAAAAACCGCAGTAGATGCATCGCAGCGTGTCGATCTCGTAGCGGACCGGAAATTTCTCCACCGGATTTTCGGGGTACTCTCCGGCCTCGATATAGATGCATTCCGCCGGGCACGCCGTGGCGCAGAGGAAGCACGCCGTGCACTGGACCGTCCCGTCTTCCTTCAGCGTCAGCCGGTGCCGTCCCCGGTAGGTATCGGGGTACGGAGCCCGCTCGTCCGGATACTGCACGGTGATCGACGCCTCGAGATCCCGCGCCAGGCCCACCTGATGCAGGGCATGGATCACGAGGTTGCGCCAGAAACGGTATCCGGTGACGAAAAGACCGCGGATCACCTCCGGGAAATAGAGTCGCTCCCAGAGGCTCATCTCTTCTATTCTTTTCATTCACGCTTTTCCAGAGTGAAAATGGAGACCTCGTCATGCGAGGCGCGGCGGAGCCTGAGCGCTTTTCCGGGCATTCGCCGGGAACTCATCCAACTTACAGGCCCTCTCCGGGGGATGTCAAGAAACGGCCGCGCCGCGGCGGCAGCCGGCTCTACTCGGAGTCGTAGCTGACGATCGAGTAGACGCTGTGAGGCTTGAGCTTCTCCCTTCCCTTCAAGAACGACAGCTCGATGACGAAGGCGCACTCCACCACCGTCCCGCCGAGCCTGGAAACCAGCTCGGCGGTCGCCGCAGCCGTGCCCCCGGTCGCGATGAGATCGTCCGCGATCACCACGCGGGAGCGCGGGTGAATCGCGTCCACGTGGATCTCCAACGTGTCCTTGCCGTACTCCAGGTCGTAGCTGGCGCTGTGGGTCTCGTACGGCAGTTTTCCCGGCTTGCGCACGATGCAAAAGCCCGCCCCCAGCTTGTAGGCCAGAGCCGCCCCGATGATGAACCCCCGTGACTCGATGCCCAGGACCGTATCCACGCCCTGGAACCGGTAGCGTTCGGCTAGGATGTCGATGGTCCTGGCGAACAGGGCCCCGTCGCCCAGCAGCGGGGTGATATCCCTGAAGACGATCCCCGGTTTCGGGAAGTCCGGTATGTCTCGAATCGCCTGCCGGATGCTCTCGGTATCGTGCGCCATGCCGTTCAGGTAGCACAAAAGCTTGCTGCGGACAACATTGCGATGCCCCGCTGCGAGGGTGTAAGACGCATCCGTGGCGGGCGTACTCCTGAAAGAGGTTTCGAAAAGGTACGGCGGGACCGGCGCGATCGACCGCGTCACGCTGGAAATTCCCGACCGGCAGCTCACGGTGCTGGTGGGCCCGTCGGGCTGCGGCAAGACAACGGTTCTGCGCCTGATCGCCGGGCTCGAGGAGGCGACCTCGGGACAGATCTACATCGGCGACCGCCTGGTGAACGGGGTGGCGCCGAGGGACCGGAACATCGCCATGGTGTTCCAGAGCTATGCTCTCTATCCGCACATGACGGTTTACGAGAACCTGGCGTTCGGCCTGAAACTGCGCGCCCTCGATCGCCGGGAGATCGACCGGCGCGTACGGGAAACGGCGGAGCTGCTCGGGCTCGCCGCCCTGCTCGATCGAAAGCCGGCCGCTCTCTCGGGCGGCGAGAGACAGAGGGTGGCGATGGGACGGGCGATGGTCCGCAAGCCCGATCTCTTTCTGTTCGACGAGCCGCTCAGCAATCTCGACGCCCAGCTCAGGCTCAGAATGCGCTCCGAGATCAAGCAGATTCACGCCCGCCTGTCGACCACCATGATCTACGTGACGCACGACCAGACGGAAGCGATGACGCTGGGCGACCGGATCGTTGTGATGAACCGCGGAGCCGTCGTGCAGGAGGGCCGGCCGATGGAGCTTTACCGCTCCCCGCGGAGCCTCTTCGTCGCCGGATTCATCGGCTCGCCGGCGATGAACTTCCTCGAGGTGCGCGTCATCGAGGCAGCCGGAGAGTATCGCCTCGAGGCGAAAGGGCTCGACCTGCGTTTGCCGCGCGCGAAGTTTTCGTTCCTCTCCGCCTGGCAAGGCCGAATGCTCAAGCTCGGCGTCAGGCCCGAGCACCTCAGGCCGGTGCCCGAAGGGAATCGCGCTCCCATCACGGGAGAGGTCCGCCTGCTCGAGCCGCTCGGCGCCGAAACGCTGGTTCATGCCGATGTCGGCGGGCAGTGGATCACGGCCGCGTGCGCGCCTCGTTCCGCCCCGCCTTCCGGCGGGTGCGCTGGCTTTGCCGTCGATCCGGACGAGCTGCACCTGTTCGACCCGGAGAGCGAAACCGCGGTCCGGGGCTCTGCCCGCCTTTCTCCTGAAGAGTGATCTCTCCAGGTACGCATCCGCCCCGCCGGGATCGACCTCACCGACGCATCAACGTGCGCCAACGCACGGGGCAACCCCGAAGCAGCAAAGACGCAGAAACGTGAAACCTCAAGGCCCTGGTGCCGCAAGGCTCCTACCGTCGCTGCCGGGCACCGGCTCTCATCGAGGCAGCCCGGCCGATGATCGCTCCGAGCCACCAACCCATCGGCTTTGCTGCAAAGGGGTTGCCCCGCGCCTCAACGATCGATGTGCCGACGAAACGGGGCAGCCCCGGAGCAGCAAAGACGCAGAAACGTGAAACCTCAAGGCCCTGCAGCCTCGAGGCTCAGACCGTCCCCGTCGGGCACCGGCTCTCATCGAGGCAGCCCGGCCGATGATCGCCCCGAGGCACCAACCCATCGGCTTTGCTGCAAAGGGGTTGCCCCGCGCCTCAACGAAATACCGAACTCCGCTGATTCGTAGACAGAGACCGGCGGTTCATGCTTTCCGGTCGGCTCTTCAATCCGGAAACTATTTCCAGACTTGCCGTGCCGTCTCGACCACCAGCTCCAGCTTGCGCTTCTGGTCGTCCTCGCTGAGCAGGTTGCCGACGACGTCGGAGGAAAAACCGCACTGCGGGCTGACGGCGAGCTGCTCGAGCGGAACGTACCTTGCGGCTTCGTCGATGCGCCGCCTGAGCTCGTCCACGGTCTCCAGGCGGGGCACCTTGGTGCTCACCAGGCCGAGCACGACCACTTTTCCCTTGGGCAGAAAGCGCAGCGGCTCGAAGCCGCCGGCGCGCGGCGTATCGTACTCGAGCAGGAAACGATCGTGCGCGAGCTCGTTCAGCAGCCGCTCGGCGATGGCGTCGTAACTCCCTTCGCGGTGCCACATGCTGCGCTGGTTGCCGCGGCATAGATGAATGCCGAACGTCACCCCCGGGAACCCCTCCACCACCCGATTGTCGGCCCTCAGGGAGCGGCTGAAGTTGATCTCGGGATCCTCGCCGCGCTCCCGCATCGCCTCGAGCGACGGCGGGTCGACGTACGCGGTATAGCTCGGTGCGTCAATCTGAATGTAACGGCAACCGGCCTCCACCAGGCCGCGAATCATCTCGCGCTCGATCGCCACCACGTCGGCTACGAAATCGTCCACGGTGGGATAGACCGCCCGCGAGCTCTGCCAGTCGAAACGCTGTGTGATCCGGTCGGGGCCGATCAGCGTCACCTTCGCGGGTCTGGACGCCACTGCGCTGACGAATCGGTACTCTTCGAGCGGCCGGTTCCTCGCCAGGCGCAACCGCTCCACCACGGGCCGCCGCTGCGACACGGCGGCTCCCTTTTCTTCGCCGCGATCCGGAATCTCCCACCGTTGCAGCGGCCGGCTTCCCTCGACGCGTCTCTCGTAGAACCTGAGCGTGGCCCTGCCGGCGTCGTATCCCGTAACGGACTCGCCGAAACTGTCCTGAAAGTTCAATCGGCGGTACTCGCCGTCGGTGACCACGTCCAGCCCGGCCGCCTCCTGCAGGCGGACCGCCTGTCGGATCGCCTCGTCCTCGCACGCCCGCAGCTCCTCGGCGCTTATCTTCCCCTCGTCGTAGGCGGCGCGCGCCTGTTTCAAAGAGGCAGGCCGCAGCAGGCTTCCAATCACGTCGGTACGCAAGGCCGACAGCTCGTTCATGACGTCGTTCCCCTCCGTTCCCCTCCGCTTTTCGCTATCCAATTGGTTATAGATGCGCGCCGCACGGACTGCAAACGGCGGGAGCAGCCGGCCCGCGTTTCGCTCCGCAGCTCGATAGATCTTCGTGCCCGAGCAAGCGGCCTAGCTTTCCGGGGACGATCCGTCGGTCGCGGCGGCGCAGCACGGCTGAGGCAGATAGACGAGCGGATCCTGAGCGAAGTTGTTCCTGCGGATTTCGAAATGGAGGTGCGGCCCGGAAACCCGTCCCGTGCTCCCCACGCGGGCGATGACCTCTCCCCGGGAAACCCGCTGACCTTCGCGCGCCAGGTTGACTTGATTGTGGGCGTAAACCGACACCACTTCCCGCTCATGGCGCACGATCACGATGTTGCCGTAGCCGCGAAGCTGGTCGCTGTAGATCACCACGCCGTCGGCGATGACCCGGATGGGGGTGCCTTCGGGAGCGGCGATATCGATGCCGTCGTGAAAGCTGGCGCCGCGCGGGCCGTAATGGGAATGAATCGTGCCGTTCACGGGCCAGAGAAAGCGATCGCGCGCGGAAAGGGGTTCCGCGTCCACGGGCGGCGCGCTCGCGGGCTCTGCCGGCGTGATGACCTCCACCGGGAGCTGCCGAGCGGCGCCCGGAATGAAGAGCCGCTGCCCGACGCGGATGTGCCCGGGATCGCGGATCCGATTGATGCGCGCCAGCTCCTCGAAGGGAACGTCGTAGACCTTGCCGATGCGGTAGAGAGTCTCGCCGGGTCGAACGACGTGGAAGATCCCTCCGCGCGCCGGCGAAGGCGCGCGCGGGAGCTGGGGAGCGCACCCTGCAAACGCCACGAGCGCCGCGACCAGGGTACAGCCGACGGGCCGCCTCAGCCGCGCCACCCGAATTTTCCCTGCAGCGTGACGAACCGGCATTCCCCCAGGCTTTCCTGTCTGAAGCCGAGTCTCGTCCGGACGATCAGCTTCAGCTCCTGGGAGTCGCGATCGCCCAGCGGAATCACCATCCGGCCTCCGACGGCGAGCTGCTCGAGCAACGGTCGGGGCGGCGCCGGACCGGCCGCGGTCACGACGATCGCGTCGTAGGGCGCGTGCTCGGGCCACCCCAGAGTTCCGTCGCCCACGCGGATCGCCGCGTTGAAATAGCCCAGGCGGTCGAGAAGCCGACGCGCCCGCGCCGCCAGGAACGGGATGCTCTCGACCGAGAAGACGTTGACGAGCATCTCCGCAAGCAGCGCGGTCTGATAGCCGGACCCCGTGCCGACCTCGAGCACCTTCTGCTCGGGAGCCAAACGAAGCGCCGCTGTCATGAAGGCGGCCATGAACGGCTGAGAAATCGTCTGCTCTCTGCCGATGGGCAGAGAGCGGTCGTCATAGGCGCGGTCCGCAAGCGCGGCGTCGACGAACAGGTGGCGGGGGATCTTGCGCATGGCCGCCACGACGCGCGCGTCCTCGATGCCCCGGCCAATGACATGCTCGCGGACCATCCGCTCTCTGGCCCAGCTGTAGTCGGGAAACGATTGGGACGGAAGCCTCATCCGTGTCGGTCTTGTCGGACCGACCGAATATAGCACAGACCGCCTTCTGCTTCACCTGA includes:
- a CDS encoding type IV pilus twitching motility protein PilT — encoded protein: MDIMQLLAFGVEQDASDCHISSGEPPLLRVRGDLKKLDHPPLTKEQVHDLIYDIMNDAQRKTFEETHECDFSFELGSVARFRVNVFMQRKGEAAVFRTIPTKILTLEELGMPPVLKQLCDKEKGLILVTGPTGSGKSTTLAAMIDYLNNTFEGHILTIEDPIEFVHQSKKCLVNQRELGPHTHSFANALRAALREDPDVILVGEMRDLETIQLALTAAETGHIVFGTLHTSSAPKTVDRVIDVFPPAQQAQIRAQFAESIEAVITQTLLKKKSGGRVAALEIMTGTTAIRNLIREGKIHQIPGTMQVSQKDGMQTMDMALQALVAKGVVTKEEAQSRSSNPNLFASAAGGVVGGRL
- a CDS encoding SDR family NAD(P)-dependent oxidoreductase produces the protein MVRGKVALVTGGGSGIGKAIGINLAKNGAFVAIAGRNLNRLESAVAEVSGSGGRAMAVPMDIRQRSEVERGVAAVAERWGAVHILVNNAGVSGMTLMSDPDETRWADIVDTNLTGTYRVTKAVLRHMPDHAGGRIINISSVLGKFGVAGYAAYCATKHGLIGFTRALALELVGRGITVNAICPGWVETEMAARGIADTAAYLGTTPEEFKKQAIAAVPIRRFLDAGEVAEIVVYVASDLARGITGQAINVCGGQTMI
- a CDS encoding UbiD family decarboxylase produces the protein MPKDLHTFIAQEERNRPGSVIREKNRIDCNQYETIAYLKHLDLRNEAKMVLFENVPALNGEPSRFPLFYNPWVTRQFVADSLDMGDLKSPMDLSLEVARRELKRGSVEVIAPEKAPVKETVLRGDKADLRVLPIPMHQKDDVGPYLTMACAMKGFNADFYDITFTKNRYYEPRRMSFSAHKHHHLEAIATEYEEHNERAPVIVILGHHPAFFLSTCCMTPYGNDDYLTASAFLGEPLRLTPSTTWGEKFLVPADAEVIIEGEIPPGVRDSQNPFGEILGYYQVEMKVPVIEVTAITARKDAIVEDFWPGHMDHWNLGSIPKEGSVYNVIRKNIPGVRAVHLPPSGAGRCICYISIKKEFENEPNKAGMQAFVEMPNLKLAVIVDDDVDVFNEREVMWAVATRVHWDKDIEIIREVQSFRGWLGDAVAIIDATVPLSGGYPKRNEVHPEAFARVAKFFK
- a CDS encoding phosphoribosylaminoimidazolesuccinocarboxamide synthase; amino-acid sequence: MEKDTLPGLTLFGRGKVRDIYDFGDRLLLVATDRISAFDVVLPTEIPDKGRVLTALSAYWFGVMQDIVPHHMISIRPDDFPPACRPHREWLDGRAMLVRKAKPVPVECIIRGYLAGSGWKEYRETGRVCGVELPPGLPEAARLEEPIFTPSTKAPVGEHDVNITFDQMAERIGVELARAIRDTSIAIYRRAREMAEARGILIADTKLEFGLDGDRLILIDELLTPDSSRFWPAEGYRPGKTPDSFDKQYVRDYLLSLGWDMKPPAPELPPEVVSKTREKYNEALRRLTGA
- the thiC gene encoding phosphomethylpyrimidine synthase ThiC, with amino-acid sequence MSNSQKETNSLGGGITTRPLPASRKVYVQSPSRPDVKVAMREIVLSDTLNGRSGPGRANPPLMVYDSSGPYTDPAVETDIRKGLRPLRLDWIKARGDVEERPEPSYRPPANGSSGDRGERFPEASRRPVLRAKPGCNVTQMHYARKGIITPEMEYVAIRENLGRQQAFENGTGKRGGESFGASIPRFVTPEFVRDEVARGRAIIPANINHPESEPMIIGRNFLVKINANIGNSAVASSIEEEVEKMIWATRWGSDTVMDLSTGDNIHETREWILRNSPVPVGTVPIYQALEKVGGKAEELTWEIYRDTLIEQAEQGVDYFTIHAGVLLRYIPLTARRVTGIVSRGGSILAKWCLAHHKENFLYTHFEEICEIMKAYDVAFSLGDGLRPGSIADANDEAQFAELETLGELTRIAWKHDVQVMIEGPGHVPMHLIRENMTKQLELCHEAPFYTLGPLTTDIAPGYDHITSAIGAAMIGWYGTAMLCYVTPKEHLGLPDKKDVKDGVIAYKIAAHAADLAKGHPGAQLRDDVLSQARFEFRWEDQFNLSLDPETARAFHDETLPAQGAKLAHFCSMCGPHFCSMKITQDVRDYAAEKGIDEQAALDAGMREKAEEFRKSGAKIYREVTPDVAEAGGLSAAAKE
- a CDS encoding NADH-quinone oxidoreductase subunit I — protein: MKRIEEMSLWERLYFPEVIRGLFVTGYRFWRNLVIHALHQVGLARDLEASITVQYPDERAPYPDTYRGRHRLTLKEDGTVQCTACFLCATACPAECIYIEAGEYPENPVEKFPVRYEIDTLRCIYCGFCVEACPCDAIRMDSGTHPGNLGSSRRDFVEDKETLMQRSRDLAEKGKEGLYEQYVRPYRHV
- a CDS encoding adenine phosphoribosyltransferase; protein product: MAHDTESIRQAIRDIPDFPKPGIVFRDITPLLGDGALFARTIDILAERYRFQGVDTVLGIESRGFIIGAALAYKLGAGFCIVRKPGKLPYETHSASYDLEYGKDTLEIHVDAIHPRSRVVIADDLIATGGTAAATAELVSRLGGTVVECAFVIELSFLKGREKLKPHSVYSIVSYDSE